GCTGCAGGCAGTAATCGCAGATTGCTTTTGCCTTTTCGGTAATTTTCAGTTTGGTAATGCAACAGTTCAAGAAATCGTTTTGTCCCGCCTGGCCGAACAGGGAGGCCGCATTAAACGTCGCCAGCCTCATCAGTTCCAGGTCCGCCTTCATGTCGGCGAAATTGTATTTTACATACTGCATGTCGATAAGATAAGTCGAGTATATCTTCCTGATTTTTGCGTAGGCCAGCGCCTCCTCGTAAGCCCTTTCGGCAATCCCCAGCGCGATGGCGCAGTTGCTTATCCTCGCCAGGTTGGTGGCATTGGTGATTATTTCCATTCCCTGGTTTACTTTTCCCAAAAGGCTCCCTTCATCCAGGGTCACATTGTTAAAAAACATGTCCGCGATCCTCAAAGACTGCAGTCCCATGGTCTCTTCAGCCTGCCCTATCTCCACGCCCGGGCTTTTCAAGTCAACGATGAACGCCGACAACCGTTCCCTTTCCTCAACCGGTTCCTCGCTTGTCGCCGCGACCATGGCAAAATCGGCAAAAGGCGCGTTGGTAATCATTGACTTGCTGCCGTTCAAAACAAACCGGTTGCCGGCGGGCTTAAAGACTGTCCTGATCTCGGTCTGGGGCTCCACATAAGCGAAATTACCTTCCTTTTCTCCCAGGGCGCAGGGTCTTAGATACTTCTCCTTTTGTTCCCTGGTCCCATAGACAATTACGGGGTAGGCAAAGCCGAAGTTTACGGTAGCCACCATGTGGGCTACGGCCGCGTCAGACCTGGCTATTTCGTTGATCACGATCATGGATGAAACGACATCCAGGCCGGCGCCGTCGTATTCCGGGGGAACCAGTAATCCCTTATAACCCAATTCGCCCAGCTTTTTCAACACCCCGGCAGGGTACTCTTGCTTGTTGTTGCGCTCATGGGCGCCTTTTTCAATATGCCTGTTAACCAGTTCTCTAACCGATTCCCTCAGACTGACCTGTTCCTTGCTGAACGCGAACATGGCTGCCCTCCCTTTTATTCATCCCGTTTTTTTAATCAGGCTATTTTTGCAGTTTTAAGGCCTCGTTGAAAGAATGCACGCCTGGGCTGTACGCGTATTTGTCCACCATTATGTTGATACAGGAGGGAAGTTTGGACTCCTTGGCCTTGGTTATGCTTTCCTCCAGCGTGTTCAGATCCGTGGCCAACCCGCCGACCCCCCCGAGCGCTTCGACCATTTTGTCGTACCTGACCATTCCCAGGTCCGCCGCCTCAGTTTTCCCGTATAGTATCTCCTGGGTGGTTTTGCAAAAGCCCCAAGTCTGGTCGTTGTGTATGAAAACCATAACCGGAAGATTGAATCTTACCGCCGTATCCATTTCCAGGGCATTGAAACCGAAGGAACCATCGCCCGTGTATAAAACAACCTCTCTTTGCGGGTTGGCGGCTTTGGCGCCAATAGCCACGGCAACCCCCGTCCCCATAGGGCCGAACTGCCCGTCAGGCCCGTAAATCAGCTGGCCCGGGTAATTGCAGTCAAAACACAGTCCTCCCCAGAACATGGCATTGGAACCGTCCAGCACGATAAGCGCATCTTGGCCGATCATTTTTTTTATCATCTTAAGACCGTGCAGGGGGTGCAAAAACGGCGTGTCGCGGCATATGGATTCTCTTTCCAAATCATCCCAGAACTTGCGGTTGTTTTCTTTTAACTCGTCCAGCCAATCTTCGAAGTCGGGATTTTCCTGACTGGATAGTTCTCTGATCCTTGAACAAATTTGCCCCAGTACCCTGTCGACTCTCCCTGAAATGACCAGATCCGGCCGGCAGTTGCCATTTATTACCGTAAAGATTTCCTTATTAACAGCCACCAGCTTTTGTTTTTCGCCAAACCTGGGAGGTTTTAAGTTTTCTACCTGGTAGTCGCTTTCCAGCCCTACGGTGATGACGAGGTCGGCATTACGAAAGGCGTATAACTGCGGACCCGCCTCAAGCACCCTGCCCGGCCCCATGCACAAAGGGTGCGTGTCTGCGATGCAGCCCCTCCCCCTGCTGGTGGTATAAACGGGTATCCGGGTCAAATCTACAAATTCAACCAGTTCCGCTTCGGCATGGTCATAATACACCTCGTCCCCGGCAATGATTATGGGTCTCTTCGCTTTGGACAGCATGTTTAAAAACGCATCTATCTTCCCCGGTACGGCCATTGAGACATCGGAGGAAACCAGGTCGCAGTCAAAGGTGTGAACCATTTCAGTTTTTTGTTTCAAAATATTGATTGGTATTTCCAGCACCACCGGTCCTTTCCGGCCCGTGGAACTGAACTGAATGGCCCTGCTGACATATTCCGGAATTCTCGCCGGGTCATAAACGGTGCAAGCCCATTTGGTATACGGCCTGATTAAAGAAACCTGTTCACACTCTGCCAGAACACCGTTGTCCCTTTGCTGCGGCACAATAGCGCCGGTTATAACCACCAGGGGAGTACGGGCATAATATGACTTAATGATCGCGCTTACGGCATTGGCAAAACCGGGACCTCCGCTGATGATGGCCACCCCTGCCCTGCGGCTTGCCTGCGCCCAGCCGTTGGCCATCAAAACCGCTCCAGTTTCGGTACGTGTATGGATGACCTTGATGCCGTTCTCCGCCAAGTACACGATGGTTGGTGACACCTGGTTTCCAATCAAGGTGAAAACGGTATCGACATTTTCTTTTTTCAGTTGCCGGGCCAGCAGTTCCCCTCCGGTAATTACCGCGTCCATAGTTCAATCACTTCCTATACCTTTTTGGTCATACATGTGCAGCCATGTACTGCTTTCAAATCTCCAGCACCAGCAAATAGCCGCTGCTCATCAACAGCAAGCTGAATTCTTCGCGGCCGGCCATCTGGTAAATTGTCATTGGCTGGAACTCGAATCCCACACCGTCGATTTTTATTCTTGTTTCGCCCGGGGCGATAAAAAAGTAGTCGCATGTTTTTTTCGCGCTGATATTTATGAGCGCCGTGTTCTTTTTGTTCATTATTTTTCTGAGTTTCATCCCGTTTAGTTGTGCTGTCTCCAGCAGGAGGTCGTCGTTGTTAACTTTTTCTTCCAGCACATTTAATCTCAGGTCAACTGTTTCTTTACCGCCCGACAGGTATTTAACATCCATTGATTTGAAATCGGCTGCCGCATCGACCGAGTGTTCCGCTCCCGCGTTTATTAACAGGGAGTCTCCCCGCTTTACCGGATGCCTTATTCCCTTTACCGTGAGGTCAAATCGCCCTTGAAAGCAGTAAACGAACTGGTGGTGCGGGTGACTGTGGCCGTCAAAACCGGTGCCTTTTTTGATGTCATTGAGCAAAATCTCATAATTATCGGTTATAAAGTAAACTTGGTTAAACCCTTTCTTAACAAGTTTTGAATCTGTTATTTCTCTTATCAAACAAACCCACTCCCCGTTTTATTTTGCCTTATTTTGCCGCCTGGACCGGGCTGGCCGTTTTTATTCTTTCAAAAACATTCCAGCTCATCATAATCGGGCCGCAGTCTTTGATGACGTTAAGGCCGTATTCTTCAACGCAAATGTAATTCGTCATGCAGACATCCACCTCGCCCTCGGCTACCATTAATGCAGCCCTGCTGTTGCTTTCTGCAAAAATGATCTCCGCATCAGGGTAATATCTTTTGACCCAACTGCTGGGTGCAGGATGGGTGGCAATTTTTTTTATATCTGTCACCACAGGCTTTTTGCTCCCTATAACAAGCCTGGGTGTTTCGTAAACAAAAGTGTTTACAATTTTTATTGAATCGAAATTTTCAAATAACAATTTGGCAAAATTCTGATAAGCAGAAGGAACGAGGGCCAAATCCGATTCTCCTCTTTTCAAAACATCAATCGCCTCTTCAAAAGTGGAATACAGCCTTATTTCCCCTGTCAAACCGTTCTTGTCCATGTAGTACTGCGCAGTATATTCGCTGCATGTGCCGCGCGGTCCAAGGGTTGATATGACAATTTTCTTTTTGCTTTTCATAAACCATTAACACACCTTTTTAAATGTTTTATTTGCCCGGCTTAACGGCGGTGATGATGCTCCTGCTGGCCACAGTCGGGATGACCTGGATCCCTGAAAACCCCGCCTCTTCCATAAATGTGCCGACCTCTCGGCAGGAATAACACTTGCCCCTTGTCGAAAGCATTAACAGTACCGAGTATTCCGCAATTTCCAGCGGGCCGTTCTTTTCGGGATTGAGATGAGCGTCGTGGACGACAATCATCCCCTCGTCATCTAGCGCTTCGTATGATTTTTTCAGGAGTCCTCTGATTTCGCCCTCGTCCCAATCATGGAATACATTTGAATAAAGATGAACATCATAACCCTCAGGCAGTTTTTCCTTGAACATATCGCTTCCGATTACAGTTATCCTGCCGGATAGCCCTCTTTTGTTTATTGAATGCCTGGCAATTCTATCAATAGGTGGTTTCTCCAGTACAGCGGCACTCATGTTTTGATGTTTAAGCACGATCGCCGCCGAATAAATACCAGAGGCCCCGCCGATGTCCAAAAGCCTGTTATAATCCTTAAAATCAATTCTCTGGGCGAGGACCGGTGCAAGAAAGGCCCCCCTGCTGTCCATCGCTTCCGTAAAATTCTCCGAAAATTCCTCTTTCTCCATGGCCAGCGCCCATTCTTTTTCATTCTTATTACCGCCCCAACCTTCCGGTTCACCGGTTCTCAATACCTTCACCATATCCAGGCAAGCCGGACGGTTCATCTGCGTGGCTAAATAAGGCCCCAAATACCATTGGCTTGAATCGACCAAGTGCTCTCTGGCAAGCTCCGTCAGGTGTAATTCATTTTCCTTTTGTTCCAGCAGCCCGTATGCTTTGAAAAGAGTCAACATTACATCGGCAGGCCTTTCCTTTATTTTCAGGCCTTCGCATATTTTTTTAAGGTCTGCAGGATGTTCATTCAACCACGAAAAAAAGTTCAGGTGCGCGACAGCCGCTATAAACAGATCCGCGGCATACATGCCGTCGCGCAGCGCCATCAAACGGCTGGGATCAGTCGCCGGGTTTGTATCAAGTTTGTTTAAAACCATACCTACCTCTCGTTTTTGTTTAATTATTATGATAAATAACGCAACAATTTGAATTGCAAGTTTTATGCCAGATCACAAAATTCCACCGTTCTTGGGTTTTTTCGTTCGACCCTCCCAGAACTTGTGTTCAAAAATTTATCAAATGCACATCAGCAAAAGGTTTTCTGGCTGGTTCTGCCTTTTTCCAGTTTTGTTAGTATTTTGTACATGCTAAATTTTTTAGCATGTGTATTCATGTTTAACTGCATTTTTAGACACGAAAAGATGTATTAGCCCATATTCCGATTGTTTTCTTTACAATTCGTATAATGCACTGGCTTTATGGCGACGTAAAGTCTTGTTAAATAATAAGTTGCCGGCAGCTAAATGCCGGCAACCCGGTAGGGGAGGTAATATTATCGGTTTTTCAGTCTATTTTTTGCCATATAGTTTTTCATAAGTTTCCGAGACGCCTAATACTTTGCTTTCTTTGCTGAATTCAGAAGTATACTTGTCAAGCTTGGCCAAAAAATCCTTTGCTTCCGCTTCTGTCATGAGTTTTAACTTGGTAACATCGTTGATCCACATTTTTTCCTGCATGGGAACGGCAATCTTAGCCGCTTCCTTTATGACGTTATCCGGCCATTTGTGAAACTTGCCGCCTTGCTCCGTTATGGTCTTGACACCCGTTTCCATGGTATTGTTCATAATCTCGGCCCACTTGTAGTCAATTAACTCCTTCCGGACCTGCATGAAGAGATCCTTGATGTCCTGCGGGAATTCATCCCATAACTTCTTATTGATTACCACCGCGGAGGGCCCTTGCACACCGCTGCCAATGTCAATGACATGGGGTGCGATTTCATGCAGTTTCATGCCGGCGGCCGTCCTTAACCCGAAACTGGTTACAGCGTCAATGATGCCTCTTTCCAGGGACGTATAGGTTTCAGGAGCAGCAATGGGCATCGGCGTGGCTCCCAAAGCCTTCATGACATCGCCTTCCACACCATATGTCCGGACCTTGAGCCCTTTTAGTTTATCCAGTGACAGGACCGGAGTTTTGAATAAACAGGCTTCGTTACCCCAGTTCGTCATATACAGAACCTTGATATTGTTACTCTCGTATTCCTTCTGCCAGGCGGGGGTTTCTTCATACAGCCTGTTCGTGGATTTAAACAGGGCATCTGGACTTTCCAGGCCAGGTCTCCACTTCCACTCGACGCCCCTGCTCACCGGAAGCTCGGCAGTATAATAGCCGTAGTTTAAAAATGTCAGTTCACACAGCCCATCCCTAACGGCGGCAAAATGTTCACCGGTTTTATGCAGGGCACCCGACCAGTAATATTCGACTTTAATCCGGCCATTGCTTCGTTTGGCCACTTCATCGAAATACCACTGATCGATGATGGACGGCTCAGTGTTTTGAATACTGTAATAGTCGTACTTTAACGTCCAGGTTTTAGGAGTTTCAACCTTTTTTTCCTGCGGTTTCTCTGCTTTAGCACATCCTATGGACATACCGCTTATTAGGAAAATACAGGCAACCAGCAGGACAAGCAGTTTGGTTTTTCCAGTCCTTCCTTTCATGAACTTTATATCCTCCCTTTATTTAATATTAAATGCACAACTATGCGCTATTGAACCTTGGATGGCAGCCAGGTAGTGAGCTGCGGAAACAGCAGCACCAGCACGACCACAATAATTGTAAAAAAGATAAACCAGTTGCAGCCCTTGAAAATGTCTTCCAAGGGCATATCGGGGCAAACCCCTTTCATGATATAGGCGTTCAAGCCTACCGGCGGCGTAATCAATCCTATTTGGATCAGCAGGGTGCAGAGTATGCCGTACCACAGCGGGTCGTAACCAAAGGTCTTGACCACTACCGGAAAAGTGATGGGCAGGGTGATGACCAGGATAGAAAAGGGGTCCAGGAACATGCCCATGGGAATCATGATAAGCAAGAAAACGGCAACTATAAAAATCGAGGGAATATCAAGTCCCGCCGCCCAGGCGTTAACCAGGGCGGGGACTCCCGCCAGGGTCATGAAAAAGCTGAACAGCCCGGACCCAATCAAGATTATGAAAATCATGCCACATGTATTTAACGTCTCTTTCAAAGCATCCCAGACTTTACCTGGTATTTGCGCTCTTTCCTCCCTGGGGCACTTTAACAAGTACATGATGAAGCTGGCAAAAGCCCCTACAGCCGCCGCTTCCGTTGGGGTAACCACACCGCCGTAAATGCCGCCGATAACAATTATGAACAGCACGCCGACTCCCCAGAACAATCTTAAGGATTTAATCCGTTCCAGCCAGCTTACCTCCATCGGTGACGGGCACAAACTCGGGTCTTGCCTGCTCAGCATCAAAAGCCCCAGGCAAAATACCGCTGCCGTCAAGATTCCGGGGATGATCCCGGCAATAAGCATCTTGCCTACCGATACTTCGGTTATAGCCCCATAAAAGACAAGAATAACACTGGGCGGGATCATGATGCCCAACAGTCCACCCGCGGCCACCGTACCGGCGGCGATTTTCCTATCATACCCCCTTTCGAGCATTTCTGGTATGGCCACTCTGCCCATGGTGGCGGAACAGGCCACGCTTGAACCACAGCAGGCGCCGAAGCCGGCGCAGGCCATAACCGTCGCTATAGCCAAACCGGCCGGCAGTTTCGACAGCCACTTATTGGCAATTATATAGGCATCCTTGCTCAGCCCGCCGGCAAAGGCCAAATACCCCATCAAAATAAACATTGGAACCACCAGCATCAAGTAATCGGCAGCATGCATATACGGGTACGTTTTCAACTGCGCAAGGGCAAAGCCCAGCCCCTTTAGTCCTATCAACCCGACAACCCCGCTTACTCCAAGGCTGGCATAAATCGGCACCCCGATGGCCATAAGGATGAGCATCAGAAACGTTGCCATTATAACTGCAGTAATTGGCTCCATAGAATCACTTCCCCCCGTCGTAAAAGATTGGCTCGCTTAACCCGGCCTTATCCTGACAGCTGGTTATCCTGTCGGGAACCGTTTTAGCAGAAAATACAGGTTCCCCTTTATCTCGGCAACCAGCTGGCCCATCATGGCCAGCGCGCCCACAGGGACAAACAGCCTGGCCCACCATGTCGGAAACCGGTAAAAATCCCCGTACCTAAAAGACTTTACACCATACGCCCAGAGGCCGTCTTTTAAGGTTTGGGTAAAGATCATCGCAAAAAAGAGCAAACAGACCGTAAGGCTAACCAGCTCAAGGGCTGCTCTCCACTTTTCATTAAGTCTGCTTGTCAATATGGTTACACTGATATGACCGCCCGCTTCCTGTGTCGGCGCCAGGGCGGCAAAGACCATCACGGCCATCAAGGTCTCGCACATGGAGAAAACAGGCCCTACCGGCTCATCTGAAAACCAGCGCCATATCACATCAATTGTAGTAAACACTCCCATCAGTATTATCGCGGCAATGGCAATCAGAGCAAATCCACTGTTTACAATAGACCACTTGCTTTTTTTTACATCCATTCTTTATCCCCTCCCCTATTGTTCCTGTTTTTTGAGGGTTCTGACACTGCCGTCTTCATTTATTTCAAGATAATCCCCGGTTTTGATCTCTTTTGTAATGTCTCCCATAAAGCCGTCCAATACCGGTATGTCCATTGTCAAAGCGCACTCAAGGGTTACTGGTTCAATATGGTTGCAGAGTATTGCCAGCGGCGCCTTGTCGTTTTTCTTGAGCTGGTAGGCAATGTACGGCGCTATGGTTCCCCCCTTGCCGGTGGGTATGACCATAATTTTACCCTTTAGCGGAGTGCCAAAAAGATGATGGCCAGTCAGTGTAATTTCACCATTGGTTGGATTTACATCTCCAATAAAGGAAAACGGAACATCGATCACCACTGCTTCCCCTCTGACATATCCAGCATTTAAGACCCTTCCGGTAAATCGCACCGTCAGTTCACCTCCAGCTTCCCTGATACTGCTGACTGCAGGCACTGTTTCAGACTGCCAACGACTACCTTTACTTTTCCTTTTTGTAAAGCAGTAATGTAATGAGCCGCTTTAAAAGAGTTGGTCATTACGGTTCGAACACTATCCGGGATTGGAGAGTCAGGAATGGTCGCCAGGCAGGTATTGCTGAATACACCTCCGGCTTTTTCGATTTCATCCGCAAATCCCATGGTCCTGGCAAGACAGTAGGTCGGCTCGGACATCGCCAGCCAAAGCCTTGAGTTATCACTTATCTTTTTACCTCTGATAATCCCGGCTACCCTTGCAGCCTCCTCGATAGTAACATGCGGGCAGCCTATTACTACCAGGTCTACCTGGTCGCTAGAAGCCTGCCTGTATTTTTCTTTGGTCTTTTCAATCTGGATTCTGTCGACGGTGATAACCTCTTCCGGCTTTTGACCGCCAAGCGCCGCCTCTGTTGTCGGAGCCTCGGGTGTAACGCCGGCCACATGACAGACGTGGACCGAACCGCTGGTCGCAGCCGGTGCTATCAAATACTTCAATTGATCAAAAGTTATTTCCCTGGAAATGCCCTCAAAAACAACGTTCTTGTTCCAAACCTTCTCTCCCACGTAATACCCCAGTGCGCCAAAATCGTCGTCCGTCATCTCCGCGGCATCCATCCTCACCCTCACAACAACACTGGCGCGGCGGTTTTCATCTTTCAAGAGTCCATAATATAAAGCCCTCCCCGTTAATGCTGAACAAAGATTGACAATTGTTCCATCTTTATTGGTTCGCGCCCCGATGATAGAATTGGCGATTATCTGAGCACATGATCCTATCCACGATATGTAATCGCCTATGCGGGGAAGATTTCCAACATGCATGGGAAGGCAGCTGTAAGTCTGAATAAACCCGAGCTTTTTATAGATGGCCTGTCTTTTTTCATGGTCTTTAAGTTCCGACAGCGCAAAATCCTCCCTTATGCCCATGGCCATCCACTTGTCAGGATTAAATGCGGACATTAGCGGGTGAAGCGTGGTTAAAACCGGCACCGCCTCAACCCCTTCCGTCAGCTCCATCAGCAATTCCGGCGGTTCCTTAGGCATGGTATGCGCGCTGGCAATTGGAACGAACTTTTCCACGCTACAAGACCGGCCAAATTTTATCAGAATGTTGATGGCTTTTTCCAACCCTGGGCCGTGTTTGCCCGAAGCCATCTCTTCTTCATATCTGGTCAATTGCAATCGCTACATCCCCTTTTTATTTCACTTCATAATGATCTCTGACATTGTGGGTATGAACCCAGTCCCCGGTCCTGATCCTGGCCGTTGCCAGGCCTATCGTTTCACCGTATTTAATCACCGGTCCATCTTTTTCAATATTTACAATAGCTATTTTGTGTCCAAAGGGTACATCATGATTCGACTTGTATGACAATTCCTTGTCTTCGACTTTGACAAAAAATTCTTCGCCCGCTTTTATATCCGCCACGCTTGTTACGACATTATCGCTGGAGGAAATTAACTTGGCATACTTCTTCACAATATCACCTCCCGATTTTGATATTCTGCTCACATAACCGGACCTTTAATCAGGATTTCCATCTGACCGTCATAATTTAATATCTCGGCCTTCGTCAACCTGCCGGATGCCACTTCAACAGCCAGTTCATACAGTCTTTCTCCCGCCTGGGCTACACTTTCCGTTTCTTCGATTACCGATGATACATCAATATCAATATGGGACTTCATTGTAATGTTGGTTTTTTTATTTCCGCATATCTTTATTGTTGGTATGACGGGATGGCCGTTGGGTGCTCCGCGCCCGGTGGTAAACAGTATCAATTGAGCCCCGCCGGCAGCACCGCCAGTCAGGTTTTCAAAACCATGACCGGGAGTGGCCATAATATGCCTGCCGGGACACCGCGGTCTTTCTCCATATAAAAGGGCGCTCTGAATCGGTACCCTTTGCCCCTTAGCATTTGCGCCCAGGGCTTTTTCAATTAATGTTGTCAACCCCCCGGCTACATTTCCCGCCGTCATCTGGCTGCCTCTTACATCTGCTCCCACTGCCACCCCTCTTTCATACAAGTCCTTCACAAAGCCGATTATTTTATCCCCTTGTGAGGGGTCCACACACAAATCTTTCAGTGCATATTCACCGCCCATAATGTCGCACACTTCTCCCTGAATGAACGTACCTCCATTATCCGTCATCAGCCTGCATACTTCTCCAACCACAAGATTGGAAGATAACCCGGAAGTGGTATCGGAGGAGCCGCACTTCGTGCAAAAACACAGCTTGTCTAAGCCGAATTTTTCTCTTTTTATCCTGCTTGCTTCCAGGACTAGATCAGCCGCTATCTGCGCGCCCTTGTTTATGGTCTCAAGCATACCTCCCAACTCGTGAACCGTTACGGCTTCAACCGGTTTTTTTGATTCCCTGATTCCTTCCACAACTTCTTCCAGCTTAACCATTTCACAGCCCAGCCCCAACACAAGGGCTGCAGCAACATTGGGATTTTTGCCCAGGTTAATTAATGTCCGTGTCACCTGTTCCGTATCCTGCGGTGGATGCAGGCACCCCTGGTGATGAGTAAAAGCCCGGGTTCCCCTGATTAATCTCTCGATGTGCAAGGCTACGGCATTTACACATCCGACGGTTGGAATAAGCGCCACCATGTTTCTGGCTCCAACCTGCCCGTCTAACCTTGGATAACCATAAAAATCCATCTGCAATTCCTCCTCTCTATCTAGTTCAATATGTCAGATTTTTAATAAAAACCGCCTTGTATTTTAATTTATATTTAAAGATTGTAATAACTGGTCTCCAGGTGCAGTTTCATAAGCTCCGTAGCGGTTTTTACGTCTCTTTCTTTAACGGCCTCGTAAATCGCCCTGTGTTCATCAATAGACAGCCTGTACCTCCCCTTGATTATTAAAGACTGCTTGCGTCCCTCGTTTATCACATCACTGAAACAGGCCAGTATGGCAATAAACAGTTTATTATGGCTTGCTTTCATAAGGCTGTTGTGATAGTTCAAGGAAGCCCTGATTATTTTCTCGTCATCGTTACTGTTAACGGCAATCTCCATTTCTTCTATTGCCTCCAGCATTCTCTTTAAATCTTTATCCGTTCTCCTCATGCAGGCCAGCTCGGTGGCTTTGACTTCCAGAGTAATCCGCATTTCTTTGAGATCATTCAAAATGTTTTGCCCCGGTTCAACAGCATTTTCAAGAATATCAAGCAAATTTGCCGTTTCAAGCCCTTTTACCACATAACCTTCGCCGGGCCTCAAGTCCAAAACATTTATAAACTGCAGTATCTTCAGGGCTTCCCTCAGCGGAAGCCTGCTGACACCGAGTTTCTGCGCCAAATCTCTCTCGGGGGGGAGCTTATCCTCCGGTTTCAAAATCCCCTTCTCAATCATCTCTTTGATCTGTCGAATGATCTGGTCAGATAAATTCTCCTTATTGACTTTCTTGAATTCATCAAACGATTCGTTCATTACAACACCCCATTATATGGTTTTATTTTATTATGGTATTACCGTTATTGGTATATATGTATTTTGGTATTACCAACTTACCATAAAGTATATCACATCATTTATATAATTCAAGACCTTTTTTATAAAAAGGTGGTTAGAACTCTGCCGGCCAAGGTAGAATCATAAATATTATATCCTGGTTAACTGAATTGTCACGGTACACATGATTCCCGATTGACCGATAAAAATTAATAAATACCCTTGGAAAAAAATGATCCGCTTCGAATAATATGGGTGCTGCCAAGGCTAAATAAATTAGTATCTATGGTTATGAGGAGGTAATCTTATGAAAAAGACGCTGGCCATCCTGCTGACCCTGATTCTGATACTGTGCAGCAGCACAGCCACCCTGGCCAAGCCCCACGGAGTAATCCACTCTGTTCCTGCAAAATCCACTTACACGTTCAGCTATGAAGTGCCTGGTTACATCGTGACGGAAAAAGATACTGCTGTTAACGTGACATTTAAAACAGCCCTGTTGGGAAGCGCCGGTTATGAAGGGGTCCACTTTGAGTTTCAAGCAACAAATAATGTAGCCGGAACCGTATATTTTACAGCTACAGACAGTGCAGGCAACACTCAAACCTTTATCAACAATGGCTCCTGGGGGCCTGCTGAAGGGTTTACACTGCCAGCATATTATAATGAATCCACCAGCTGGAACCTGAAATTCACTAAAGCGGGTCAATATAATATTATTTTTAAAGCATTCAGCGGCAGTAACGTCTTTGCCGAAAAGATTCAATCATTAACAGTTACAGATGCCGCTTTCGTCTACACAGTCCCGGAAACTGTTTATGCAAACCAGGAGATAACAGTAAATGTCGGCTTCGTTACAGAACAAGATTACAGCAATGTACACTTTGAATTCTCAAAAACTGCAGGTCCTGGGAACGTGGTTTTTAAAGCAAAAGACAGTAATGAAGTATGGTTTAACTTTATAAATGCCGGCACGTGGGGCTCCGGATTTAATATTACCAGTCCTTACAGCACAACCACTCCCTGGCTTATGACCTTCAGCTTGCCCGGCACCTATACGATAACCTACAAACTGGTGGAGAGCGACAATGACATAGTAGCTACCGGCAGTACAAACGTAGTAGTGAAAGACCCCACTGCAGTTAATAACGAT
The sequence above is a segment of the Peptococcaceae bacterium genome. Coding sequences within it:
- a CDS encoding DUF126 domain-containing protein; protein product: MRFTGRVLNAGYVRGEAVVIDVPFSFIGDVNPTNGEITLTGHHLFGTPLKGKIMVIPTGKGGTIAPYIAYQLKKNDKAPLAILCNHIEPVTLECALTMDIPVLDGFMGDITKEIKTGDYLEINEDGSVRTLKKQEQ
- a CDS encoding UxaA family hydrolase, with the protein product MDFYGYPRLDGQVGARNMVALIPTVGCVNAVALHIERLIRGTRAFTHHQGCLHPPQDTEQVTRTLINLGKNPNVAAALVLGLGCEMVKLEEVVEGIRESKKPVEAVTVHELGGMLETINKGAQIAADLVLEASRIKREKFGLDKLCFCTKCGSSDTTSGLSSNLVVGEVCRLMTDNGGTFIQGEVCDIMGGEYALKDLCVDPSQGDKIIGFVKDLYERGVAVGADVRGSQMTAGNVAGGLTTLIEKALGANAKGQRVPIQSALLYGERPRCPGRHIMATPGHGFENLTGGAAGGAQLILFTTGRGAPNGHPVIPTIKICGNKKTNITMKSHIDIDVSSVIEETESVAQAGERLYELAVEVASGRLTKAEILNYDGQMEILIKGPVM
- a CDS encoding aconitase X catalytic domain-containing protein; amino-acid sequence: MQLTRYEEEMASGKHGPGLEKAINILIKFGRSCSVEKFVPIASAHTMPKEPPELLMELTEGVEAVPVLTTLHPLMSAFNPDKWMAMGIREDFALSELKDHEKRQAIYKKLGFIQTYSCLPMHVGNLPRIGDYISWIGSCAQIIANSIIGARTNKDGTIVNLCSALTGRALYYGLLKDENRRASVVVRVRMDAAEMTDDDFGALGYYVGEKVWNKNVVFEGISREITFDQLKYLIAPAATSGSVHVCHVAGVTPEAPTTEAALGGQKPEEVITVDRIQIEKTKEKYRQASSDQVDLVVIGCPHVTIEEAARVAGIIRGKKISDNSRLWLAMSEPTYCLARTMGFADEIEKAGGVFSNTCLATIPDSPIPDSVRTVMTNSFKAAHYITALQKGKVKVVVGSLKQCLQSAVSGKLEVN
- a CDS encoding TRAP transporter small permease: MDVKKSKWSIVNSGFALIAIAAIILMGVFTTIDVIWRWFSDEPVGPVFSMCETLMAVMVFAALAPTQEAGGHISVTILTSRLNEKWRAALELVSLTVCLLFFAMIFTQTLKDGLWAYGVKSFRYGDFYRFPTWWARLFVPVGALAMMGQLVAEIKGNLYFLLKRFPTG
- a CDS encoding UxaA family hydrolase translates to MKKYAKLISSSDNVVTSVADIKAGEEFFVKVEDKELSYKSNHDVPFGHKIAIVNIEKDGPVIKYGETIGLATARIRTGDWVHTHNVRDHYEVK
- a CDS encoding FadR family transcriptional regulator → MNESFDEFKKVNKENLSDQIIRQIKEMIEKGILKPEDKLPPERDLAQKLGVSRLPLREALKILQFINVLDLRPGEGYVVKGLETANLLDILENAVEPGQNILNDLKEMRITLEVKATELACMRRTDKDLKRMLEAIEEMEIAVNSNDDEKIIRASLNYHNSLMKASHNKLFIAILACFSDVINEGRKQSLIIKGRYRLSIDEHRAIYEAVKERDVKTATELMKLHLETSYYNL